A portion of the Salminus brasiliensis chromosome 11, fSalBra1.hap2, whole genome shotgun sequence genome contains these proteins:
- the LOC140565063 gene encoding LOW QUALITY PROTEIN: myelin protein zero-like protein 2 (The sequence of the model RefSeq protein was modified relative to this genomic sequence to represent the inferred CDS: inserted 1 base in 1 codon), with product MCVNPALLHLLLFLLGLQMSGWLGVCAMRVYTSGHVEAVNGTDVRLKCSFSSSAPIRRSALTISWSFRPLSPGQEETVFYYHEKPFPPMEGRFMKKVMWVGDIPSRDASIVVRNVKFSYNGTFSCQVKNPPDVHGNVGEVRLRVVTSASFSEIVILAVAIGGAVLLVIVILITVMSIKRCRKMERMERDDVVPXRYKDPMLW from the exons ATGTGTGTGAACCCGGCTCTCCTGCATCTCCTCCTGTTCCTGCTCGGCCTGCAAATGTCAG gctggctgggtgtgtgtgctatGCGAGTGTATACGTCGGGTCATGTGGAGGCAGTGAATGGGACAGATGTTCGGCTGAAGTGCTCCTTCTCAAGCTCCGCCCCCATCAGACGCTCCGCCCTCACCATCTCCTGGAGCTTCAGGCCCCTGAGCCCCGGACAGGAGGAGACG GTGTTCTACTACCATGAGAAGCCCTTCCCCCCGATGGAGGGACGTTTCATGAAGAAGGTGATGTGGGTGGGGGACATTCCTTCGCGGGACGCCTCCATTGTGGTGCGGAACGTCAAGTTCAGTTACAACGGAACCTTCAGCTGCCAGGTGAAGAACCCGCCTGACGTGCACGGGAACGTGGGAGAGGTGCGGCTACGAGTGGTCACTTCag CGTCTTTCTCTGAGATTGTAATTCTGGCGGTGGCCATCGGCGGCGCTGTCCTGCTGGTAATAGTCATCCTCATCACAGTCATGTCTATAAAGCGCTGTCGGAAGATGGAGAGAATGGAGAGGGACGACGTCGTTC AGAGATACAAGGATCCCATgctgtggtga